The Eremothecium cymbalariae DBVPG#7215 chromosome 7, complete sequence genome contains the following window.
ATGGTTTTCAGCCCCCGAAGCAATTCTTTGCCCCTGTGGTTGAAAGCGAAAGACTAGCCAAGGACATAGCTGCCTATTGTAATATTGGGATGAGAGGTCAACTATGTACACCATTATATGTCAATTTTATGCATATTCTAGCTGGTATGCCCCAAATAATCATGGAACTTGTTCGTTCGTTTTCTGAAATGGACGCCTGCTTACCAGATGAAAGGtaattaaaacaaaactatATATGTATCTACATTTCATTTACGTTTTTTGTCCCCCAAGACCCTAATTTGATCTTCGAACCACTTGAGTAGGAGATTAAACTGCAAAGCCCCAGACTCTGAAAACACTTTTGTAGCTGGAAGCTCTACTTCTAACTTGGTTCCAGACTCCTCAATCAAAACCACCTTACAAATGGGGTTGAATTTCTCGTATTTAGTCTTCACCGTCAATTGACACCCATCCTTTATGCCTTGATATTTGATTCCATTTTCCATATATTCCACAACAAACCAAAATGCAACAGATAACATCAAGTAACTTGCAACAAGTACCTTTTGGTAAAAGAGAGCATCATGCCATTTAACTTTTCTATCCAACAAAAAACTAATCGCAGCAATGAACGAGATCAGGTACCCTATAATTAGCTTCGTGTCAATTAGCCTATAGTTTTGAGTATACCCCAGTCTTGCAAAAACACCTGGCAATGCTTCATCTGTTGCAACTGTGAGATCTGGAATCGAATAAACATTAATAGGCTGACTCATACCGACTATTATTAACCTCTATCCCTGTAATTTGTTAGGAACTTTGAAGGGGAGCTACTTTTGATATACTTAATCctaaagatatatataagaatGCACCATCAGCACACTAAACCAACCTCATTGGAAACGAAACTGTTAATCCTTCGTATTTGATAATCAGAAGTCAAGAGCTAAAGGGAATAGAAGCCAGGTACTCTGCTGGAGTTCTTTATCATATAGTCTGAAGCATATCCTATACTTGCTATCTAGTATTTGTAACCTATAGGCAATTACGTTGTTGATTAATGGTGTTTCCGTCTTAGAATTGTCATTTAGTAATCGCATTCGGAACGTGTTAAGATTTTAACTGACATGCGAGGTCATCTCATTTAGTTGAGAGTAATAGTAACCCACCCACAAAGGCATTAGGGTTCCTCCTATATGGACTGTAGTTACTAAAGGTCATCTAGTGTGGAACTGGTTAAAGGACATAACTACAAGAGTGCATATGGTGGCAGAGCTGAAGAAATGGCAGACAAGTTGAATAGTAGCATTGCCTCTAATACTGGGAGTGCGCAGTCTTTGGCGGAAAAAGCCCAGCAGTCAGGGAGGCAAGGTTTGGGCAGAAGGCGCGATGGTACTGCTCGTGGTGGCTCGAGTAATAATGGATATCAGCGGACTGGGTCTAGTAGTGGTAAAAGGCATTCAAAACCTCCAAAGCATGGGAAAGAACAGAAGCCAAGTGAGGTGGTTGAAGACGAGCTTGAATTAAGGattcaagaagaattagaaaaTTTCTCCCACAGGGGTAGAGGTAAGAAGATTCATGTGCCTATTAATCATCTTTTGTATGTTCCATCTGAAGCACCCCGTCCATGTAGGTCAACGGGCGTTTCGTATAGgaggaaaaagaaggagCCTGATGAAGAGCACGTTCATTTACATGGGGATGCGTTTGTCAATGCAAACTTCAAGTTTCTTGTTGATGACAACTATGAGTACAAGACACAGAAGCTTGATCCAAATGTCCCACTTACTCCAGATAAGATTCGAAGAGTTCTAATTCCAAAGGGCCAATTGTGTCCTATATGTCTAGCTGAGGATGTTGTAGCCCCTCGTATGGTTAGCTGTGGGCATATTTTTTGTGGGACTTGCTTATTACAGTTCTTTGATTCCGATTATCAAGAGGAGAAGAAACAAGCTGAAGCGTCAATTTAtgtgaagaagaagcagtACAAGGAATGTCCTTTATGCGGTGATGTAATCCGGAGAGAAAGATGTCGACCTGTTCAATTTTTAGATAATGATGGAAAAGGCGAGTTACCTGAAATTGGTAAGGATGTGACTTT
Protein-coding sequences here:
- the SPC2 gene encoding signal peptidase complex subunit SPC2 (similar to Ashbya gossypii AER112C) is translated as MSQPINVYSIPDLTVATDEALPGVFARLGYTQNYRLIDTKLIIGYLISFIAAISFLLDRKVKWHDALFYQKVLVASYLMLSVAFWFVVEYMENGIKYQGIKDGCQLTVKTKYEKFNPICKVVLIEESGTKLEVELPATKVFSESGALQFNLLLKWFEDQIRVLGDKKRK